The genomic interval AGGCGGCTATCAGGATTCATGCTGCTCTCCTTCGGTTTTGCTATCCCCGGCGGCGACGTCAGCCGGGACCAGAGGTAATTCGAAAATAAAGGTACTGCCCTGGCCGTCACCTTCCGATTCCACCCAGATACGGCCGCCGTGGTGCTCGGCGATCTTGCGGCACAGCGCCAGTCCCATGCCGGTGCCGTCGAAGCGCGCACGCGACTGCAGGCGGCTGAAGAACTGAAACAGGCGGTCGATCTGCTGCGTAGCGATGCCGATGCCGTGGTCGCGCACGCTTACGCGCCAGAGCTGCGGCGTAATGGTGGACGTCACCTCGATGCGCGGTGCCTGGTCGGCCGCGTGGTATTTGACGGCGTTGCCGATCAGGTTCTGGAACAGCCGGGTCAGTTCGTCGCGGCTGGCGAAAATGCGCGGCCATTCGCCGCTTTCGCTGATGGTCGCTCCACTTTCCTTGATGGCGGGGGCCAGGAAGGCGAGCGCCTCGTCGAAAGAATCGCGGCTCGTCATCCATTGTTTGGAGCTGGTCTTGCGCCCGATGCGCGAGTAGTCGAGCAGGGAGACGATCATCGCGTCCATGCGCCGCGCGCCGTCGAGCGCGAAAGCCAGATTTTCCTTGTCGTCCTGGTCCAGCATGTCTTTCAGGCCTCTTTCCAGCAGTTGCAGGTGGCCGGTGACCATGCGCAAGGGCTGGCGCATGTCGTGGGAGATGCTGTAGGCGAACTGCTCGAGGTCGGCATTTGAGCGCAACAGGGCTGCGGTTTTTTCCTGCAGTTTGGCTTCGGCCTGCTTGCGGGCGCTGATGTCGGCGTTCGTGCCGACCAGGCGCAGGGGTTTGCCCTCGGCGTCGCGCTCCGCCACCATGCCGCGGCCGAGGATCCATTTCCAGCTGCCGTCCTTGCTCTGCATGCGGAACTCGGCGACGGCGGTGGCGGTTTTCCCCGCGATATGGTCCTGTATGTTCGCCATTACGCTAGGCATGTCCTCCGGGTGGACGCGGTTTACCCATTCGTCGGCCTTGTTGGCGATTTCTTCCTCGGCATAGCCCAGCATTTCTTTCCAGCGCCTGGAGTAAAGGGCTTCTCCGCTCTGAATGTTCCAGTCCCACACCCCCTCATCCGAGCCTTCCAGCGCGAATTTCCAGCGTTCTTCGCTGTCGCGCAGGGCGTCTTCCATGTGTTTGTGCTCCGTGACGTCGCGGTTGCTGACGCGGCGCCCCATAGGCTCGCCATTGCGGTCGGAGACCGCTCGGCAGTGATGAGTAATCGAGCGGATTGCGCCGTCGCGCCGCACGATGCGGAAATCCACCAGCGCCCCGTCCTCGCAGGTGGCGATTTCGTGCAGGTGCCGATCCATGCGTGGGCGATCGTCGGGGTGGATGATGCGCAGCAGCAGACCGGGGTCGGCGGCGAATTCCGCCGCGGAATAACCGGTGACGCGCTCGCAGGATGGCGTCATGTAAAGTATTTCCCGATTTGGCCCCTGCCAGTATTCCCAGTCGTAGGTGAAGTCGGCCACGGTGCGGAATTTGGCTTCCTGCTGGGCCAAAGCCTCGACCGAGTTAGCCTGACGTTTCCAGTTGCGGTAAATCAGAAACGCCGCAGCCAGCGTGGCCAGGGCAAAGAGCACCACCAGCGTTGCCAGACGGACGGCAACAGAGCGCCACTCGGCCAGGTAGTCGTCGCTGGCCAGACCGACGATGATGATGAAAGGATAGTCGGCAACCCGGCGAAAGGAGAACGTCCTTTCGACTCCGTCCACGGTCGAAAGCGCCCGGTAAGTCCCCGACTTTCGTCCGGCCTGAACCATTTCCCGCAACGGCGGGGGCGCGGATCTCTGCCCCACCACGCTGCCGATTTTTTCCGGTTCGGGATGCCGGACGACGATGCCGAGTTGGTCGTCGCGCAGGGTGACGATCCCGTGCGGGCCGACGTTGAGGGCGGCGAACGTCCGGGAAAACTGCTCCAGCTCGATGGTGGCGATCGCGATGCCGCCAAAGGCGCCGCCGGACTGCTCGCTGCCGAAAGCGGCATTGGGCAGATTGATGCGCCGGGCGAGGGCGATTATCCATTTCTGGTTGACGCGGCTCATTTGCGGCGGTGAAAACACCAGCCCTGCATCGGGGTCGGCACGCAAGCGGGTGAAATGGGAACGGTCGGCAACGCTGATGTTCGCGCCGGGCGGGATGCCGGTGCCGTAGACCATTGCCCCTTTGTCATCGGCGATGCGCAGGGCGTCGAACTGCGGCAGATGCGAGCGCAGGCGCTCGATATAGGCGTTCAACGATGGGCCATCGACGCCGCTTGCGGCGCGTTGCCGCTGGTATTCGTCGACCATGGCGAACAAGGCGACATCTTTGGCCCTGATCGTGCCGGAGAGGTCGTTTTCCAGTGCCTGGGCCAAGTTCCGGGTGGTGATTTCGGCCCCTTGCTGAAACTGCCGATAGCTCTGGCGCAGCGACAGCCCGGCCAGAATGAAGATGAACAGATTGATCAGTACCACGCCTGAGACCACTCGTGCGAGAAAAGTGGCGGAGGACATCACTGGGCCGGATTTCTTCAATGGGCTGGTCATGTCAAAAACTTTAGCACATCAGCGGGCAGTCATTGCGAGCGTCGCGAAGCAATATGGTTTTGTTGAATGTTCCCAAAAACATCAGATTGCTTCGCTGCGCTCGCAATGATCGTTCGGACAGGGATTTGCATGCGTTTTCACGCCGCATCACGCCCATCCAGCATCTCCGGCTGAAATGCCTGAACATTGTCGCGGCCGTTTTCCTTGGCGTGGTACATGGCGATATCGGCGTTCTTGGACAGCTCGACTTCGCTGCTGCCATGCTCGGGATAGAGGGCGATGCCGGTGCTGGACGAAATGCTCAGGCGATGTCCTGCGAGTTCGAAGGGCTGGTTAAGGGTGTTGCGAATTTTTTCCGCCACCGCTTTTGCATCCGGCACATGCGCGACGGTGCGCAGCAGCACCACGAACTCGTCGCCGCCGATGCGCGCCACGGTATCGGATTCGCGCACACAACCCCGCAAGCGCCGGGCGACTTCTTTCAGCAGCAGGTCGCCGACGTCGTGACCGAGCGTGTCGTTGATCGGCTTGAATTTATCGAGATCGATGAGCATCAGCGCCAGGCCCGTTCCATCGCGCCTGGCGGCGGCTATCGCCTGTTGCAGCCGGTCGTTCAGCAGCGCGCGGTTGGGCAGGTCGGTGAGCACGTCGTATTGCGCCAGATGAAGGATGCGTTCCTCGGTTTTTTTACGCTCGGTGATGTCGTGCTTGATCCCGACGAAATGCAGGATGGTGCCGCTCTCGTCCTTCACCGGGGCGATGGTGAGTTCCTCGTCATAGAGGCTGCCGTCCTTGCGGCGGTTGACTACCTCGCCGCGCCAGACTTCTCCGCGGAGAATGGTGCTCCACATGGCCGCGTAGAACGGCTGATCCTGTTGCCCCGACTTCACCAGTTCGCTTGCGCGCAGGCCAAGCGCCTCTTCGGGCTTGTAGCCGGTCAGCGGTTCGAATGCCGTGTTGGCCCACTCGATTTTGGCAGAGGTATCGGTGATGACCACACCATTGCCCACCGCCTCGAGGGCGGAAACCAGCAGGTGGTCGCGCGTGCGCGCGGCAGCCAGACGGCGATTGACCAGTACCAGGCGTATCGCCAGCAGAACGATCAGGCCGCCGGCGATCACGCCCGCGAAAATCTGCCACTGGTAACGTGCCGAAACGTCTTGCAGCGTGAATGCCGGCGCTGCCTCGAAAGGCGGCTGGCGCAGTTCGCGCAACAGTTCTTCAACCGGCGAGTAATCGGCAGGGACGGTGAAGCCGTGGATAGCCATGGCACGGGTGACGGCTGCGTCTTTTTCCAGCACGAACAGGGCGGCGGCGACGCGGCGCGCGAGGTCTTTGTCGGTGTTGGGCAACGAGGCGAACGGCCATTCCGGGTAGAGCCGGGTCGAAACTTGCAGGGGGAAATCCGGCTTGTCCTGGCGATTCAGTATTTTAAGGCGGTTCAGGTCGAGCTTGCCCTCGCTGGCCATGTTTTCCAATACGCCGCTGCGCACGAAGCCGGCGTCCGCGCGACCGGCCAGCACCGCCGCCACGACCTGGTCATGCGGCATGCCGGTGGTCAGTATCCGGGCGTCCTGCGGCAGGCGAACGCTCTTGCGGGTCAGTTCGTACGCCTGCATCTGGTAGCCGCCCAGCGAGCTGGTGCCGATCGTGGCCAGGGTCTTGCCCCGCAGGTCGGTCAGGGTGCGGATGTCGGCACGTTGCGCCAAGCTGAAAACGACGCCGCCGAAGTCGGAGAGCGGCTGGCCGCTGTCCTTGCTGATCAGCGTGGCGAGCGGAGCGGACAGGCCATTGCGATGTGCCAGCAGCACATAATGACCGGGATTGGTAAGGACGAAATCCAGCTCTCCGCGGGTGATGGCCGCTTCCAGCTCCGGGTAGTCCAGCGCTTCGACGACGAAGTTCCGCTCCGGCATGGCGCGCTGCAAAACCCCGGCCAGCGGTTGCCATTGCGCCAGGGTTTGCGGCTTGGGCCGGAAGGCCAGCACGCCGATCCGCACCGGTTCGGCGGCGAGCAACGGCAGGGTAATCCCCAGCAGGAAGATGCTCGCGATCAGACGACGGAAAAATTGGCTCATGTCGGCACCGCCTTTTCATGCAGCTCGGACAGCCAGGCATCCATCGCTTGCGGCCTGCCATACAGGTAGCCCTGGTGGATGATTTCGCCGCGGGCGTGGAGGAAATTTGCCTGGGCCGCGGTTTCCACGCCTTCCGCCACGACCTGCAGGTGCAGGTGCTGTGCCACGGCGAGGATGGTTTCCACCAGTGCGGCGTCGTTGGGGTCGTTCGGGGCGTCCTGGATGAAACTTTTGTCGATCTTCAGTTCGTGGATCGGCAGGCGTTTGAGGTAGGCGAGGCTGGAGTATCCGGT from Sulfurimicrobium lacus carries:
- a CDS encoding PAS domain-containing protein, yielding MTSPLKKSGPVMSSATFLARVVSGVVLINLFIFILAGLSLRQSYRQFQQGAEITTRNLAQALENDLSGTIRAKDVALFAMVDEYQRQRAASGVDGPSLNAYIERLRSHLPQFDALRIADDKGAMVYGTGIPPGANISVADRSHFTRLRADPDAGLVFSPPQMSRVNQKWIIALARRINLPNAAFGSEQSGGAFGGIAIATIELEQFSRTFAALNVGPHGIVTLRDDQLGIVVRHPEPEKIGSVVGQRSAPPPLREMVQAGRKSGTYRALSTVDGVERTFSFRRVADYPFIIIVGLASDDYLAEWRSVAVRLATLVVLFALATLAAAFLIYRNWKRQANSVEALAQQEAKFRTVADFTYDWEYWQGPNREILYMTPSCERVTGYSAAEFAADPGLLLRIIHPDDRPRMDRHLHEIATCEDGALVDFRIVRRDGAIRSITHHCRAVSDRNGEPMGRRVSNRDVTEHKHMEDALRDSEERWKFALEGSDEGVWDWNIQSGEALYSRRWKEMLGYAEEEIANKADEWVNRVHPEDMPSVMANIQDHIAGKTATAVAEFRMQSKDGSWKWILGRGMVAERDAEGKPLRLVGTNADISARKQAEAKLQEKTAALLRSNADLEQFAYSISHDMRQPLRMVTGHLQLLERGLKDMLDQDDKENLAFALDGARRMDAMIVSLLDYSRIGRKTSSKQWMTSRDSFDEALAFLAPAIKESGATISESGEWPRIFASRDELTRLFQNLIGNAVKYHAADQAPRIEVTSTITPQLWRVSVRDHGIGIATQQIDRLFQFFSRLQSRARFDGTGMGLALCRKIAEHHGGRIWVESEGDGQGSTFIFELPLVPADVAAGDSKTEGEQHES
- a CDS encoding diguanylate cyclase domain-containing protein encodes the protein MSQFFRRLIASIFLLGITLPLLAAEPVRIGVLAFRPKPQTLAQWQPLAGVLQRAMPERNFVVEALDYPELEAAITRGELDFVLTNPGHYVLLAHRNGLSAPLATLISKDSGQPLSDFGGVVFSLAQRADIRTLTDLRGKTLATIGTSSLGGYQMQAYELTRKSVRLPQDARILTTGMPHDQVVAAVLAGRADAGFVRSGVLENMASEGKLDLNRLKILNRQDKPDFPLQVSTRLYPEWPFASLPNTDKDLARRVAAALFVLEKDAAVTRAMAIHGFTVPADYSPVEELLRELRQPPFEAAPAFTLQDVSARYQWQIFAGVIAGGLIVLLAIRLVLVNRRLAAARTRDHLLVSALEAVGNGVVITDTSAKIEWANTAFEPLTGYKPEEALGLRASELVKSGQQDQPFYAAMWSTILRGEVWRGEVVNRRKDGSLYDEELTIAPVKDESGTILHFVGIKHDITERKKTEERILHLAQYDVLTDLPNRALLNDRLQQAIAAARRDGTGLALMLIDLDKFKPINDTLGHDVGDLLLKEVARRLRGCVRESDTVARIGGDEFVVLLRTVAHVPDAKAVAEKIRNTLNQPFELAGHRLSISSSTGIALYPEHGSSEVELSKNADIAMYHAKENGRDNVQAFQPEMLDGRDAA